One region of Microbacterium rhizosphaerae genomic DNA includes:
- a CDS encoding DUF998 domain-containing protein, with protein MAAEPQRVLHERDTTESPLVRVWHSSAARLESLSTRWAIGAFVVAGVITIAVMYGSRWPLAGIDRSVGNLAAWVTSGLAGLSFATAYIVEARRGYDSWRRRLPLAKRVLDIVATSVAMGMLSYLGVLAVASLFQLGFHGLTIDPLGGAALAGAAAATFTYVAVLAGSRVTGEGLSILATLVLFIGTIGSMLSTPDQSWWQWHFSELGNNHAASAYRFNLALILTGLVITVLANYVGHDIELGLRARKVEKRKRMRRVRLFSWLYAGIGIFMSIAGIVTDGMNFPFHVAAATSMTLTVGVFVYFALRYLPGLPRDITVFSLLVLAGTAVAVLLWVPVHYYNLTGMEFIAAGLMFAWLIVFVRAIAAYARPGTPPESA; from the coding sequence ATGGCCGCCGAACCGCAACGTGTGCTGCACGAGCGTGACACCACGGAATCGCCTCTGGTGCGGGTCTGGCACAGCAGCGCAGCCCGTCTCGAGTCGCTCTCCACGCGATGGGCGATCGGGGCTTTCGTCGTGGCCGGCGTCATCACGATCGCCGTCATGTACGGCTCCCGGTGGCCGCTCGCCGGCATCGACCGATCGGTCGGCAACCTCGCCGCGTGGGTCACCTCGGGTCTCGCGGGACTCTCGTTCGCGACCGCGTACATCGTCGAGGCGCGCCGCGGCTACGACTCGTGGCGGCGCAGGCTGCCGCTCGCCAAGCGGGTTCTCGACATCGTGGCGACATCGGTGGCGATGGGGATGCTGTCATACCTCGGCGTGCTGGCGGTCGCGAGCCTCTTCCAGCTGGGCTTCCACGGACTCACGATCGATCCGCTCGGCGGCGCCGCCCTCGCGGGCGCCGCGGCGGCGACGTTCACGTATGTCGCCGTGCTCGCCGGCTCCCGGGTCACCGGCGAGGGCCTGTCGATCCTCGCCACGCTCGTCCTGTTCATCGGCACGATCGGCAGCATGCTCAGCACGCCGGACCAGTCGTGGTGGCAGTGGCACTTCTCGGAGCTGGGCAACAACCACGCCGCATCCGCCTACCGCTTCAACCTCGCCCTCATCCTGACGGGCCTCGTCATCACGGTGCTCGCCAACTACGTGGGTCACGACATCGAGCTGGGTCTGCGCGCCCGGAAGGTGGAGAAGAGGAAGCGGATGCGCCGGGTCCGCCTGTTCTCGTGGCTCTACGCCGGTATCGGCATCTTCATGTCGATCGCCGGGATCGTCACGGACGGCATGAACTTCCCGTTCCACGTCGCGGCCGCGACGAGCATGACGCTGACGGTCGGCGTATTCGTCTACTTCGCGCTGCGCTACCTTCCCGGGCTCCCCCGCGACATCACGGTGTTCTCGCTGCTCGTGCTCGCCGGCACGGCCGTCGCCGTGCTGCTCTGGGTGCCGGTCCACTATTACAACCTCACCGGCATGGAGTTCATCGCGGCCGGTCTCATGTTCGCGTGGCTGATCGTCTTCGTGCGAGCCATCGCCGCGTATGCCCGACCGGGGACGCCGCCGGAATCCGCCTAG
- a CDS encoding AMP-binding protein → MRNAAQVSYASGPATTELLGQTIGEMLDAAVAAHPDREALVECARGRRWTFAQLREQVDRLALGLLTLGIQKGDRVGIWAPNCAEWVFTQYATARIGAILVNVNPAYRTSEVEYVIRQSGMRLMVSATSFRTTDYAGMLAEIGFDDVVFIGTPQWGDLLERGRTGDPAALDECAATLTFDQAINIQYTSGTTGFPKGATLSHHNILNNGYFVGEGLGYTEQDRVCVPVPLYHCFGMVMGVLGGHSHGSCVVLPAPVFDAEQTLEAVHRERCTSLYGVPTMFIAELAHPRFDEFDLTSLRTGVMAGSPCPVEVMERVIERMHMPEVAICYGMTETSPVSTMTSRNDDVQARTQTIGTVMPFVEVKVIDGEGLVVRRGVPGEFCTRGYSVMLGYWDDPERTAEAIDAGRWMHTGDIATMDADGRLNIVGRTKDMILRGGENIYPREIEEFLYRHPDVGDVQVIGVPDERYGEEIMAWIVMRPGAEPLTVAAIREYSTGRLAHFKIPRYVHIVDGFPMTVTGKVRKVEMREMARDILGG, encoded by the coding sequence ATGCGCAACGCAGCACAGGTCTCGTACGCCTCCGGACCGGCCACCACCGAGCTGCTCGGCCAGACGATCGGCGAGATGCTCGACGCCGCGGTCGCCGCCCATCCCGACCGCGAAGCCCTCGTCGAGTGCGCCCGCGGTCGGCGCTGGACGTTCGCGCAGCTGCGCGAGCAGGTCGACCGGCTCGCGCTGGGACTGCTGACCCTCGGCATCCAGAAGGGCGACCGGGTGGGCATCTGGGCGCCGAACTGCGCCGAGTGGGTGTTCACGCAGTACGCGACGGCGCGGATCGGCGCGATCCTCGTCAACGTCAACCCCGCCTACCGCACGAGCGAGGTCGAGTACGTGATCCGCCAGTCGGGGATGCGGCTCATGGTGAGCGCGACGTCCTTCCGGACGACGGACTACGCCGGCATGCTCGCCGAGATCGGCTTCGACGACGTCGTCTTCATCGGCACACCGCAGTGGGGCGACCTGCTCGAGAGGGGACGCACCGGTGACCCGGCCGCGCTCGACGAGTGCGCCGCGACGCTCACGTTCGATCAGGCGATCAACATCCAGTACACGTCCGGCACGACCGGGTTCCCGAAGGGCGCGACGCTGTCCCACCACAACATCCTCAACAACGGCTACTTCGTCGGCGAGGGACTGGGGTACACGGAGCAGGACCGCGTCTGCGTGCCGGTGCCGCTGTACCACTGCTTCGGCATGGTGATGGGCGTGCTCGGCGGCCACTCGCACGGCTCCTGCGTCGTGCTGCCGGCACCCGTCTTCGACGCCGAGCAGACGCTCGAAGCCGTCCACCGCGAGCGCTGCACGTCGCTGTACGGCGTGCCGACGATGTTCATCGCCGAGCTCGCGCATCCCCGCTTCGACGAGTTCGACCTGACGTCGCTGCGCACGGGCGTCATGGCCGGCTCGCCGTGCCCCGTCGAGGTCATGGAGCGGGTGATCGAACGGATGCACATGCCCGAGGTCGCCATCTGCTACGGGATGACCGAGACCTCGCCGGTCTCGACGATGACCTCGCGGAACGACGACGTGCAGGCGCGCACGCAGACCATCGGCACGGTGATGCCGTTCGTCGAGGTGAAGGTGATCGACGGGGAGGGGCTGGTGGTGCGCCGCGGGGTGCCTGGCGAGTTCTGCACGCGCGGCTACTCCGTAATGCTCGGCTATTGGGACGACCCGGAGAGGACGGCCGAGGCGATCGACGCGGGCCGATGGATGCACACCGGCGACATCGCGACGATGGATGCGGACGGGCGCCTGAACATCGTCGGACGTACGAAGGACATGATCCTGCGCGGCGGCGAGAACATCTATCCGCGCGAGATCGAGGAGTTCCTCTACCGCCACCCCGATGTCGGCGACGTGCAGGTCATCGGCGTGCCGGACGAGCGCTACGGCGAGGAGATCATGGCCTGGATCGTCATGCGCCCCGGTGCCGAGCCGCTGACGGTCGCCGCCATCCGCGAGTACTCCACGGGCAGGCTGGCGCACTTCAAGATCCCGCGTTACGTGCACATCGTCGATGGCTTCCCGATGACGGTCACCGGCAAGGTGCGCAAGGTCGAGATGCGCGAGATGGCTCGCGACATCCTCGGCGGATGA